CTGGCTCCTCCCGCTTCAGATCGATCGAGACGACCCATCGGACCTCCTGCCTTGAACGGCCAGCTGCTCTGAGGGCCTCATCGATCGCATCGATGATCTCCTCTGAAGATGTCCCTTTTCGACAGCCCACGCCCACGATCAGGTCCTTCTTCGCCTCCGAGGCGGTCGTGATCACCGGCTCCGCACCCAGGATGGAGCCGACCTCGACCGCTAAGAGATTGGCCCCTCCCTCGTGTCCGGAGAGGGCGCTTATGGCGAACCTCCTCCCCTCGTCCACCACCACGACCGCAGGGTCCTCGTATTTGCTTTTGATGAACGGAGCGATGACCCTTATCACGATCCCCAACGCCATCACGAAGACGAGCCCTTCGTATTGATCGAAGATCTTCTCCACGGTCTTCCGAAGGGAGCCGGGCTTCGTGAGAAGGTAGACCTCGCTTCCGATGAGGGTTTCGCATAGCTCCTGGCCGATCCTTCTTCCCTCCGGCGTGATGGCGATGATGGCTATCTTCATAGGTCTGTCCTTTTTCGAAAACCGTGT
This genomic interval from Thermodesulfobacteriota bacterium contains the following:
- a CDS encoding cobalamin biosynthesis protein — protein: MKIAIIAITPEGRRIGQELCETLIGSEVYLLTKPGSLRKTVEKIFDQYEGLVFVMALGIVIRVIAPFIKSKYEDPAVVVVDEGRRFAISALSGHEGGANLLAVEVGSILGAEPVITTASEAKKDLIVGVGCRKGTSSEEIIDAIDEALRAAGRSRQEVRWVVSIDLKREEPGLRQACQSLGIPFRTISSDLVKRFSGPYRRSSLVKEKIGVEGVCEPCALIAGRRTSLLVPKHKRGRVCVAIAREN